A region of Planktomarina temperata RCA23 DNA encodes the following proteins:
- a CDS encoding NADPH:quinone reductase translates to MNKTVVIKEFGGSDQLKIVDMPAGEPGDGQVRIAHKACGLNYIDVYQRTGLYPLSLPQALGMEAAGVIEAVGAGVTHVKVGDRVAYASMPPGSYCERRVMPAAQVCPLPDEISFEQGAAMMLQGMTVQYLFHRTTPLSKGDTVLFHAAAGGVGLIACQWAKSEGITLIGTAGSDEKCQLALDHGATHCINYTTENFEEKVKELTGGAGVDVVMDSVGESTFEGSLNSLKPLGMMITFGNASGPVPPFNLAQLGAKGSLKITRPTLFTHIGKHEDCQEMARHLFSKVISGDVKIVIGQEFALDDVTAAHDALEARRTTGSTILTV, encoded by the coding sequence ATGAATAAGACCGTTGTGATCAAAGAATTTGGGGGTTCCGATCAACTGAAGATTGTGGACATGCCAGCCGGAGAGCCCGGCGATGGGCAGGTTCGCATTGCTCATAAAGCCTGCGGGCTTAACTATATCGATGTGTATCAACGCACGGGTCTGTACCCTCTGTCCCTTCCTCAAGCCCTTGGTATGGAGGCAGCCGGTGTGATTGAAGCCGTAGGGGCAGGGGTCACCCATGTGAAGGTTGGGGACCGTGTGGCCTATGCTTCGATGCCGCCAGGCTCTTATTGTGAGCGCCGGGTGATGCCGGCGGCGCAGGTTTGTCCTTTGCCCGATGAGATCAGCTTTGAGCAGGGCGCGGCCATGATGCTTCAGGGCATGACCGTGCAATATCTCTTTCATCGCACCACGCCGCTGAGTAAAGGCGATACGGTATTGTTTCATGCGGCAGCCGGCGGCGTCGGTTTGATTGCCTGCCAATGGGCGAAGTCAGAGGGCATTACCCTCATTGGCACTGCTGGCAGCGATGAAAAATGCCAATTGGCCTTGGACCATGGGGCAACGCATTGCATCAACTACACGACGGAAAACTTCGAAGAGAAGGTCAAGGAATTGACCGGGGGTGCAGGGGTCGATGTGGTGATGGATTCTGTGGGAGAGAGTACTTTTGAAGGATCCCTCAATAGCCTCAAGCCGCTGGGCATGATGATCACTTTCGGCAATGCTTCGGGGCCAGTTCCACCGTTTAACTTGGCACAATTGGGGGCGAAAGGTTCGTTGAAGATCACCCGTCCGACGCTCTTTACTCATATTGGCAAGCATGAAGATTGCCAGGAGATGGCGCGGCATCTCTTTTCCAAGGTCATATCTGGCGATGTGAAAATCGTGATCGGGCAAGAGTTTGCTTTGGACGATGTCACAGCGGCGCATGACGCATTGGAAGCGCGCCGCACAACTGGCTCGACCATCCTAACGGTCTAG
- a CDS encoding LysE family translocator: MITFALAIVLMLATPGPGVLSAAGVGAGFGAAAGLRYVAGLCIGQALVYAAVAAGLSAFVLDTPWLRLTLMALSFLYLLYLASRIAFAGAQVAFIRSETPPGLMAGLLLQPINPKAYAVLTALITGFPLYENAYWSEVAIKFVILNLIWVPIHVVWVLFGVSLKRLNLSSTAQRAINISMALSMLLVVGLAAWTLV, encoded by the coding sequence ATGATTACATTTGCCCTTGCCATAGTCCTCATGCTTGCCACCCCCGGTCCGGGGGTTCTTTCTGCCGCAGGCGTTGGTGCTGGGTTTGGTGCCGCGGCAGGGCTGCGCTACGTGGCCGGGCTTTGCATTGGGCAGGCCTTGGTTTATGCGGCCGTCGCGGCTGGCCTCTCGGCCTTTGTGCTCGACACGCCCTGGTTGCGGCTTACATTAATGGCGCTGTCGTTTCTATATCTGCTGTATTTGGCAAGCCGGATCGCTTTTGCCGGCGCGCAAGTGGCCTTTATTAGATCCGAAACCCCGCCAGGGCTCATGGCCGGCTTGCTCTTGCAACCCATCAACCCAAAGGCCTATGCGGTGCTCACCGCTTTGATCACCGGATTTCCACTCTATGAGAACGCCTATTGGAGCGAAGTCGCAATAAAATTTGTCATTTTAAATCTCATTTGGGTCCCGATCCATGTGGTTTGGGTCCTTTTTGGTGTCTCCCTCAAGCGGCTTAACCTTTCGTCCACCGCGCAACGGGCGATCAATATATCAATGGCCTTGTCGATGTTACTCGTGGTTGGCCTCGCCGCTTGGACGCTGGTCTAA
- the recO gene encoding DNA repair protein RecO: MEWRDEGVLLAVRKHGEAAVIVEVFTEYHGKHAGVVRGGAGRKQAPMLQPGGQFEVVWKARLEEHMGAFTVEPLRSRAAQVMADPLALAGLTSVVGLLSFALPEREVHGALYSASINLLDLICLTEAWPLAYLHWEMQLLEDLGFGLDLSCCAVSGATEDLAYVSPKSGRAVAAHHAGRWKTQLLPLVPCMIGQSVADNGEIAEGLRTTGYFLEKWLAPSLGDRALPSARKRLVERLFRAARLDQRPSGEANHE; encoded by the coding sequence ATAGAATGGCGGGATGAGGGGGTTTTATTGGCCGTGCGCAAGCATGGTGAAGCGGCCGTCATCGTTGAGGTGTTCACAGAATATCATGGAAAACACGCGGGTGTTGTGCGCGGTGGCGCTGGGCGCAAGCAAGCCCCTATGTTGCAGCCTGGGGGTCAATTTGAGGTGGTCTGGAAGGCCAGGCTTGAAGAGCATATGGGCGCATTTACGGTTGAACCTCTGCGCAGCCGGGCCGCGCAGGTCATGGCGGATCCTTTGGCCTTGGCCGGTTTGACATCTGTTGTTGGGCTTTTGAGCTTTGCCCTACCCGAGCGCGAGGTGCATGGGGCACTCTATAGCGCCTCGATCAATCTTTTGGATTTGATTTGCCTGACAGAGGCTTGGCCATTGGCCTATTTACACTGGGAAATGCAGCTGTTGGAGGATTTGGGCTTTGGTTTGGATCTCAGCTGTTGCGCGGTGTCTGGGGCGACTGAGGATCTGGCTTATGTGTCGCCAAAATCCGGCCGGGCTGTGGCGGCACATCATGCGGGGCGCTGGAAGACACAGCTGTTGCCACTGGTGCCCTGTATGATCGGGCAAAGTGTGGCGGATAATGGCGAGATTGCCGAAGGGCTGCGCACTACTGGGTATTTTTTGGAGAAATGGTTGGCGCCATCACTGGGGGATCGGGCATTGCCCTCCGCCCGAAAGCGGTTGGTTGAGCGCTTGTTTCGCGCGGCCCGCTTAGACCAGCGTCCAAGCGGCGAGGCCAACCACGAGTAA
- a CDS encoding DUF1491 family protein — protein sequence MIRLTSDIWVSAYLTRLRLADIPAFVVQRGDATAGAVLVKLNLLDGQGIVFQRSFDLQSGARNWVELISGDEADLDRAVARQRGFDPDLWVIEVEDRLGRHLLDEPGLSE from the coding sequence ATGATCCGCCTGACAAGCGATATTTGGGTCTCTGCCTATCTCACGCGCCTGCGCCTTGCGGATATCCCGGCCTTCGTGGTTCAGCGCGGAGACGCCACGGCGGGGGCGGTTTTGGTCAAGCTCAACCTTTTGGATGGGCAGGGCATCGTTTTTCAGCGCTCATTTGACTTACAAAGCGGTGCGCGCAATTGGGTTGAGCTGATTTCGGGCGATGAGGCTGATTTGGACCGTGCGGTTGCCCGCCAGCGGGGCTTTGATCCTGACCTTTGGGTGATTGAAGTGGAAGACCGGCTTGGCCGTCATTTGCTCGATGAACCCGGCTTGAGCGAATAG